From the genome of Apostichopus japonicus isolate 1M-3 chromosome 17, ASM3797524v1, whole genome shotgun sequence:
TTATTTAAAGTGGTTTTCACCGGTCTACAACATATCTTAATTATTTTTTGCCTACAGTTATCCTTTACGACAGAGATTATTGAAACATCTTTTGAGATATCACACCCTCTGTTAGTTCGAACCCTTCGTTTTGACTTACATGACACCAAATACATTTTCTCCTGTTCCTTTGTCGGACTTCTTTGTCACTTCCAGTTTAAATACCTTCTGCATTTCTTCCACGGCCTGGCAACTGCTGGCAGACACCGCCTGTGGTCGTTCTAGACTTGCTTTCAGCATCTCATCGATCTCTTGAATCGTATCATTCGGATTCAAGGCTCTGTGTAACAGACACTGGAAAGAGAAGACAGGACAATAATACAAACAGTGGGCAGGACCAGGGGAGAGAAAGGGGAAGGAGGGATAGGGGAAGGAGGGAGATTAACACTTTGGGAGGGgcttggggaggagggggttggggaggaggggcttggggaggagggggttggggaggagggGCTTAGGGAGGAGGGGCTTGGGGAGGAGGGGCTTAGGGAGGAAGGGCTTGGGGAGGAAGGGCTTGGGGAGGAAGGGCTTGGAGAGGAATGGGTTGGGGAGGAAGGGCTTGGGGAGGAAGGGCTTGGAGAGGAATGGGTTGGGGAGGAGGGGCTTGGGGAGGAGGGGCTTGGGGAGGAGGGGCTTAAGGagaagggggttggggaggagggGCTTGGGGagaagggggttggggaggagagggatggggaggaggAGATTAGggaggagggggttggggaggaaGGGCTTGGGGAGGAAGGGCTTGGGGAGGAAGGGCTTGGAGAGGAATGGGTTGGGGAGGAGGGGCTTGGGGAGGAGGGGCTTGGGGAGGAGGGGCTTAAGGagaagggggttggggaggagggggttggggaggagggGATTGGGAGGAGAGAGTTTGGATGGGTACAAGGGTTTCTTTCTTCCTCTGCCATTTTACAAGCAAGACTCTGTAGTATGGATTCATTCTAAACATTTTTCGTTGGTGCCCTCCCttttaaatattcttttcaAGTGGTAAAGACCATCGAACATTACGGCCGACTAACCCTACACAAGAGTTGTATATGAACTCACATTCCATATGATGAAGTTTATCACATAATTATGTTTTAAACACCCCAAGATATTGTGTCAGTagtaaagaatttttttaattttaatatttacatcctttttctttcttgtttttttgttggtaCCTTACCTGATATAACCTCTGAAAGACTGGATTTAGGATCTCTTTAGGCTTCAACATCTCATTGTcaccttcatcatcatcatcatcatcaggtTCTCTGAAAGACCAGAAAGACATTAGACTAATAGGCTATACAAAAAACACGATTTGACGACTAGTGAACAGACCTAACGCACTAATTCATGTCATGTACAGATTACAAAAGACAGAAGCTAATCAGTAAAATGATATATTAGACATAACAAGTAAAGCTGTGAAGCTCTGCAAGATATAAACATTTAATCCTATCACCAGCTTCTTATTACAGTAGTATCCTTGGGAACCGTGTCAACAGAAAACTCTACGAGCAGAAGCTGTAAACTCCCCGACAGACAAAGCtaaataaatatcaaaccaGAGATAATCTCTGTAAACCACCAgtgcccttttttttttgttttttttttgtgtgaaagtGCTGAGCACGAACGATACTGTCTGTAACAATACTGCTGCAGCCCCCTCGGCGTCCGACCTTTGACACGGCGCCTTACACGGTTAAGTTCTCACCCATTCTCTCCCATCAGGTCCATGGAGTCTATCAGCTTATCAACCGCTTGTAACTGTTCCTCTGTAGAAGCAAACATAATGATAGTGCAGATGTTTAATTCAGATCAAGTTTTCACATTGTTTTTGAGGTCTACTGGCAGATGAAAGGAAGTACCTGTTTTTTCTCTCGTTCACTGGCAAAGAGTGAAATCCACTGATATTTACCCTGTAAATATCCTGAATTTCAAGGCATGTATTAGGCACGAGAATCCTGACTGCAGTTGTCATAACTGCTACTGACACTGGAGGTTAACTACCCCGCTAGCTGAGTGCGACCTCTTTGGACGAAAGGAAACTCTTGACAGGTTTGGTACAGAACATTGCTAAGTAATTTGAGAACATCTGGTACTAAGAAGATTAAGTTGATGAAAAATGCAACTAGCACAAACTTTCAATATTATGATGAAGAGAGCAGACCAAaaatattaaagggtgtgaagactcgcgcaaaaaaaaacgtctcatgcccgtaatctgacctagtttcgaataaggtgtaacagaagtgttagacaccaccatcgatcgcagaaaacacacacacacagcttgctaccctcggtaattagacactagtgtacagtcagtacaaacagctgtggtcaatacccacagcacagtgtacaaacaatacagtgatggacatctcaggtccagctatagataacaaggtatcacgtttcactactgtactgtctgcattttgatacgaacaaaacgtcacttgcaagcaacggaaagttaactttttcagatgaccgcacacggtttggggcgagtcttcaatgcctttaaaaagtTGATATATCTGGCTCATAATAGCAGCAACTCTACCTGGAGATGAAAAGATAAAATCTACTTACCAGATGgcttgaatttttcattttcagtgaTTGAAGGGAAGGTGTATGTCCGTAAGTCCTCGGCATATGGCAGCTCAAAGAACAATAAACTCTGGAATAGCCGAGGtgatgaaaacaataaaaacattatTTACTATTGTTTAAATGACGAATGGCAGCTCAGAGAACAATAGACTCTGGAATAGCCAAGAGTATGGAAACAATACAACTATAATTGCTGAAATGGCACATGGCACCTCAAAGAACAATGAACTATGGCATAGCCCAGAGAAtggaaacaataacaatattttgcactatTGTTTTAATGAACAAATGGCAGCTCAAAGAACAATAGACTCTGGAATAGCCAGGGGAAATTGGAATAAAATTAATTTACTACAAGTGCTTAAATGGCAAATGGCAGCTCAAAGGACAATGAACTGTGGCATAGCCAAGAGAAtggaaacaataacaatattttgcactatTGTTTTAATGACAATTGACAGCCCAAAGAACAATAGActctaaaatatatacaattgCCTATATTGATGAAATCTTGTTTGAAGCTGTCCCTCAAAAACAAAGACAACTCTAAAGTTGTCACCACTATTCTCAAGACATGGTCTGTTCCTTAGTTTTCCTTTCCAAGCCTTTCGGGGAGAAGTTAATTTTTAACTGAAGGACAAGATAGTTTTATTAGTTAATAGTTTTATTAATTGGGAGGTATGGTAACCATAGCGAGCCTACATGGTTTGCTAGAAATAACGACAGCTGGTAAATTCGAAGACCGACAAACACACATACGCAGATACACACAGCATACCTCGTATTTGACTTTGATGTGTGGTACCAAGCATGCAAGTTTCGGCTGACTCCTAGCAGTGGCACCTCGCCTGACTATGGCCACAGAGTTGGTCTCATATAACGCTTTGACGATTGCTGAGAACGCCACGCCGCCGTGATCGTCGTTAGGGTCTGCCACGAATGCAAAGACGCTTCTTCCCATGTACTGGTGCCGCTTGACCTGGGTATAAAAAATTCAATCCATTATGTGATCTAAAATAAATAGCTTAAAAGCAATTAATTATGCAAAAAAGTTCATTTTCTATGCCTAACTTAACTATTGTACAGATCTCTGCATTATGCATGAATATGCATACGCTACATTATGCATGAATATGCATGCACTGCAGTAAGCATGAATATGCACGCACTGCAGTAAGCATGAATATGCACGCACTGTATTAGGCATGAATATGTATTACCACTTCCACTTACATTCTCTGATTTGGTGAACCCTAGTACTTGGAGCATTTTGCCAGGCAACTTGTAGTCCATGTTAGCCTTGTCTTCCTTGGATATTGGAATGACATCAGAGCCATAACGATGACCTATGACCCAGAGATGAACAAAGGAAAATGGTTTCCATCATAAAATTTCTATTTCATCATTGTAAATGAAAGAGAAACGCAACAAGAATCACAGCAAGGATAAATGAGAGTATGCAGGGTTTGTAATTTTGAGTCTGaagtttatattgtgacgaaaAAATGCAGCACTGTAATGCGTGCCACGGTCTGCCATGTTTTGAAGTGCAAAAGTGTGCAAAAGtctatatgcatattcataacttaTCTTCAATATCctgccagttgggacaattttttatgctactaccactctatactgtctgCCAAcatcatgctttaaagcactccTACCTGCAGTATAagcagttcctaacctttatctgctGGAAATGTGGTATtccatactgctcatactgacactaTGAGTGCGTTGAAGAGGAACATGAAAGAACAGTATGGAaagaattgtcccaactgggtaaTATCATATGCCTCCTTCTACATCATTCATTTTAAGTATCACCTTTAGGGGCGTACTCTTTATTCACCAATAACATCATCCATATGTATATTCATAACATAcataatgctaatacctctctaaactgtactcaaATATCATGcactcaaagcactggtattgacagtacaaacagttcctaaccttgacctgatagaaacatgatattcatactgcttgtactgacaatacgagtgctatGAAGTGGGACATGACACAATCtagtaaagaaaaaaaggccTTAACTGGGTGCTACAATATCATCTTCTTCCACCTGTTTCTCATTCATCATTCAGATGAAAGGATGTAACACCTTTAGGTGTGTACTCTTTATTCACCATTAACATCAtctttatgcatattcataacatACCCTCTACATAATCATCTTCTTCCACATGTTTCTCATTCATCATTCAGGTGAAAGGATGTAACAACTTTAGTGGTGTATTCTTTATTCACCAATGACATCAtctttatgcatattcataacatACCCTCTACAATATCATCTTCTTCCACCTGTTTCTTAATTCATCATTCAGATGAAAGGGGTGTACTCTTTattcatcattaacatcatatatatgcatattcatgacataCCCTCTACAATATCATCTCCTTCCACCTGTCTCTTCTTCGTCGTTCAGATGGAAGGAAGTGACGCCTTTAGGTGTGTACTCTTTATTCACCATTAACATCAtctttatgcatattcataacatACCCTCTACATAATCATCTTCTTCCACATGTTTCTCATTCATCATTCAGGTGAAAGGATGTAACAACTTTAGTGGTGTATTCTTTATTCACCAATGACATCAtctttatgcatattcataacatACCCTCTACAATATCATCTTCTTCCACCTGTTTCTTAATTCATCATTCAGATGAAAGGGGTGTACTCTTTattcatcattaacatcatatatatgcatattcatgacataCCCTCTACAATATCATCTCCTTCCACCTGTCTCTTCTTCGTCGTTCAGATGGAAGGAAGTGATGCCTTTAGGGGTGTACTCTTTATTCatcattaacataatatatatgcatattcatgacataCCCTCTACAATATCATCTCCTTCCACCTGTCTCTTCTTCGTCGTTCAGATGGAAGGAAGTGACGCCTTTAGGGGTGTACTCTTTATTCatcattaacataatatatatgcatattcatgacataCCCTCTACAATATCATCTCCTTCCACCTCTGTCTCTTCTTCGTCGTTCAGATGGAAGGAAGTGACGCCTTCAGGGGTGTACTCTTTattcatcattaacatcatatatatgcatattcatgacataCCCTCTACAATATCATCTCCTTCCACCTCTGTCTCTTCTTCATCGTTCAGATGGAAGGACGTGACGCCTTTAGGGGTGTACTCTTCattcatcattaacatcatatatatgcatattcataacatACCCTCTACAATATCATCTCCTTCCACCTCTGTCTATTCTTCGTCGTTCAGATGGAAGGACGTGACGCCTTTAGGGGTGTACTCTTTATTCAACATTAacatcatatatatgcatattcatgacataCCCTCTACAATATCATCTCCTTCCACCACTGTCTCTTCTTCGTCGTTCAGATGGAAGGACGTGACGCCTTTAGGGGTGTACTCTTTattcatcattaacatcatatatatgcatattcatgacataCCATCTACAATATCATCTTCTTCCACCTGTTTCTCATTCATCATTCAGATGAAAGGATGTAACACCTTTAGTGGTGTACTCTTTATTCACCAATGACATCAtctttatgcatattcataacatACCCTCTACAATATCATCTTCTTCCACCTGTTTCTTAATTCATCATTCAGATGAAAGGATGTAACACCTTCAGGGGTGTACTCTTTattcatcattaacatcatatttatgcatattcatgacataCCCTCTACAATATCATCTGCTTCCACCTCTGTCTCTTCTTCGTCGTTCAGATGGAAGGACGTAACACCTTTAGGGGTGTATTGTTTATTCGCTCCTTTCTCAAAAACAGACTTCCAAGATTTTGCAGCAGCTTGTTTTACCTTGCAGAGAGGAtgtcaagaaatatttcaagacTTAGTCATCCAAGAAGACAATTTGAAAAGATCTTAAAAACTGGATTAGGCTGGTATAGTCTGTGCATGTCAGAAACACACCTGGACTCAACAAAACAGCAAAGATACTCACCCTTATATATCCACAGACTGGTCTAGTCTGTGCATGTCAGACTCACACCTGGACTCAACAAAACAGCAAAGACACTCACCCTTATATATCCACAGACTGGTCTAGTCTGTGCATGTCAGACTCACACCTGGACTCAACAAAACAGCAAAGATACTCACCCTTATATATCCGCAGACTGGTACTTTGAGATTGTTTCCAATCTCCAGGTTACACTTCCAAGGAGTCTGGCGAACTGGTTTGGTCTCAAAGAAACTCAGTAATGGCATTACATCTCTGAAGAAGAGAACACAAAACTGCAGCAGTTTGGGAAATAGATTTCTATACATTTACCTGTTATGCCAtcaaaacttttaaatgaaatgaaagagtCTCAAAATTTTAAATCTCACTTTATTCCTACATAATATTCCTCTGTGTTATATATCTCTTGAGTATAAGTTGAGGTACTATTAACccctttttttgcatttttgtttgCTGAATTATAACTATTGTTATATAAGGCATCATTACATAAGGTATCGGAATATCGTGACTTCTTTTATCAAAAGAGATTCTTCTCACCCAAAGGAGTAGGCATCTCCGTCgacttcctcaataatttccatCATCTGCCTCTCACCTAGGTTTTGTTGGGGAGTCTTTGGTTTACCCTGTCTCTTCCCAGAGGTGCTGGGTCCGGCCTGGTCGGGCCCACCCCCATCCTCGCTGTCATCCCCACCGAGATTGGAAGGTCCGCtagaattttaaaaaaaatacaattatcACCCAAAGGTAATTCTCAAAAGTCTCACAAGGTTTATTGCACTTTATTCCAATCTTCAACAAATTgtgaaaatggacatttttggggggaggggggggggggggggaattcaacaaataaattcaaaactcACATGAAGTTGATTTCTGTTTTCAGTCCTTTGATAGCTTGGATGATGTTTTCCTGTTTGTCCTGACTGAACTCCCCTCCAAGGTTTGAGCACAAAATGACACGGCTGGCTGTGAACTTTGACCCAGGGGCATCTGTGACCTTGTGAATGATATCCATGGAGACTGTTAATGCATCCAGGACTGACAATTTGCAATAAAGTCAAGAAAAATACTTTATTTGTATCTTGTTATACTTTTGATGCACACTAAATTGAGTGAGACTCCAGTAAATCTCTTTTCTCTGggccattttcttttttcttctatcaaCCTAAGATGATATAAATGTGACAGTGGTAACCATTTTCGTTTCCTTATCGATGGACTGGCCAAAGGTGACCAGCGCCCTCTACTTTACTTTACTACTTTTTTTTGACAATTGTTTGTCACTACTACTACTTTTCGTGAATGGTCTTCTCATCTTCTTTACAGAGCCATTCATATGATTAGCAAGACCGTGTAATATTCAGGGgttatttgttgtttgtttacatttaaataaaCCATAGCAACATGAACCTGTGTTTTGGTCTTTACATAAACAAGGGGCTGAACAACCCCTTTATGTCTCATTTTGTTGATGCTTTGTGAGCACCCGGCCAATCAACTCCTGTCAGCAAAAGTCATTTTCCAGAGCAAAACCAGAGTGAAAATTTAGGATATGTAGGACTTGTTGCTGCATGATAGACCTGTACATTAAAAGCTGTATACAGTAACTGATAGATCTCAAACTTCAAAATGGTCCCTGGTCACAATCAAGTGGTCCCTGCTGTGCACCAGGTGCCTTTCACATAAAGAGGCCCCCTGGTGTTGTAAACTTTAACTGCGACCCAACAAGTATTGATTTCATGATTGGTTATCACCATTGGCTTACCATTATTTCCCAACTTTGGCTAATGACAGCCAACAATCATTCTACCTCAGGCTCACATACGACACTGCAATAGCTATACCCACGGTTTCATGTTTTCCGTGACTGGACTAaaacaattctacaattgtacAATCCCTTCTCCAATCTATGTCTGCTTCTTCAAGATAATTACTCTCCCAGCTTCCATTAATGGATTATATAACCTAACATATAGCTAACACATGTCTGTCAATGAATCAATCCATCAATCCAACCAATCAATACATCTATCAGTCATTCAACCAACCAATCAATCATTCATTCAACCAATCCATCAATTTGTAAAAGATACAGTCCGCAGAGAGGTTGCTGGGAGGTATTTCTGATTTGACATACTGCAAGAGGTCTAAATCTACCATCCCCATTGGTCGGGCTTCTGTGATGTTATCGTAGCCATTGTCAGAGAGATTGTTGGCTGTATCTGGTGTACCAAACAAAACCAGACACACCTCATCTTTTGACTCTGAAAATAACTGGGGAAAAAAACAAGAGGAAAATGTATAGTATTTATCACAGAATCATAGTACTAGTCGTGACAAAACCATCCCTGTGAAAAATGACTGCAATATTAGTTTATAATACAACTTTATAGGTTAAATTTAGCTTTCATAAGTCCAACAGATCCTGCAATATAATCTCCCCCATCCTCCCCTTCTTCAAAGAAAATCAAAAGGATGTCACCTATTGTATTACGGATTACTGACATACGAACGCTTTAGCAAGCAAGCTATCCTGTGATCTGTCACCATTTCAAAATCTAAGAATTTATGTTTTTGGACAATATTCTTATTGGACTGTAATAATTTATCTTTTGCtatgatttttaattaattacttaacaATTAGTTATAATATATGTTGGCTAATAAACTGTCTGATTAAACTGAttgatggtttaaaaaaaaagaaagaaaaatggccACAAAATTCTTGAATTCATAGTTATAAGTACCATtaagacaataaaaacaatgtaaGTAAATCAATCTTACTTTTCTTTGTAATATCTTACTGATGACATCAATAGCAGTCTCAAGATCACTACAATATCCAGGTGGTGATTGGCTCATCATTGGTCCTACATCAAGGCAGATGACAATGGCTTCCTGCAAAGAGACATATCTGAGTTTGAGTTTTTTAGTCCAATTGGAAGGCAGTTATTTTATGATGCTAAGCAACCACAAGTGATGAAGCATAATTATTAGGGTTTTTGATCCGATATAGGATATCTGAATCTGAATGGGAAAAGTCGGCAAAAATCCTACTAGAGCACATAAATGCCAACCGAACGCTACAAAGTATCAATAAGAGTATACTGTAAGTCATTAGGTAACAAAACAACAGTTAGTAAGCTTGTCTTTGAAACAGTCTAGAGTAGGTGCATGCACAATGTCTGATGGCAAAGCATTCTAATCTTTTAAGGTGCAGGGGAAGACGGAATATTTATAGAAATTATTTCTAGCGCAGGGAACTTGGAAGTTAACATCATGTTTATTTCTTGTGATAACACTTTTTGTTGGGACTAGATTGTCTTTATCAATCTTTATAACAGCACTTTTAGACGTGTAggctttcttcttgttttcagCAAGAGCCAATCTAATTCCTCAAGCATATTTGTCACACTGGATTTATAAGAGTAGTCTGCAATACAAAATCTGGTTGCTCTTCTCTGCATAGCTTCTACTTTATTTACATCACACTGGTGATGGGGGTCCCAGACTACTGAAGCATAATCGAGTACTGGCCTGAAAAGAGTTTTGTATTCTTTAGTTTTAACATCTTTGGGACAGCTTGAGAGGTTATGTTTTTGAAGGACAAGAACACGGTTTGCTTTATTGGTTATGTTATTGATATGTTCCCATCCCATCTAAGCCAGTAGTAGCACCTTGGTAAATGCTTGATAGGTTTTGAAACTAAAATCCCACCAAAGGTAGTTAAACTGCTTCACTAAAAAAGTTGAATGACAAGTAGCATAGGCCTTATGAAAATTTAAACCCTTTGTAAGCTTAGAAAGTTAGACAGCCCAAATTGCCTTACTAAGTTACCTTAGGCTATCATTAGGTCTAGCCAGGCTAATCATTATTTTCAAACTTGACATTAAAACGGCAACCCCCATCCATTGTATTCGTTTACCTTATCCTTGCCAGCCATTTTCGTTTTTCTATTGTAAGCTTTCCTTTCGTGCTTTGTGAAGTGCCTCGATGGAGCACAATGTTGCTGACAGACACTCGCACTTCGAAGCTAAGACTCACTAGACAAGTTCGTACTTGTACGACAGTTCGCGCTTCGCGGAACACCTTCTCTATCTTTGTGCATGCGCATATTGGCGGGcgtacataacaatacaaacacCACTAGCTTAACTAGCGACAGCAAACAATAACACCACATCAACATGTCAAGTCAACATTCAGATGATATGGACCGTACAATCGAATTGAAAAACGGTTCCAACATCGTAATAAAGCAGAAGACAGTCGGCGATGTTGGTTGCGTCGTATGGGATGCTGCTCTTGTCCTTCTGCATTACTTTCAAACGAAACATTTTGCTGAAACGTTTGGTAGCTTAGAAGATCAACGTGTCGTGGAACTAGGCTCTGGTACAGGGGTCGTAGGCATCGTCGCTGGCATTCAAAAGTAAGAATGAGTCCATGGCCTAGTCATAGGCCTACCCTAGGCCCAGGCCTACCCTAGGCCCACGGTAAAAGTAAAACTTGCAAAGTGAAAAGCAGGTCTAATGCCTAACAACAtctttatcttatatgaaaggaaTGCTTGTGACGAACCAGACAGTTTAATAGTTATACTGGGTTGATTGACACTATACAATATCCCAACAAACATACTTGGAGTGTTCGGGTACCGTTATTCTCCGCACacattactttccgctgaaacaaaacgctGTTTTTCGcacacaaatttgtcagcggaaaacaacgtttttttcagcggaGAGTAccgttttttgggggggggggaggggcagaatGGCTAACTGAaatgattaggcacatggaaggatttaggaggATGGAGAAGATAAAATTTGACAGTGACAGTTTGGTCTTGCTAAGTTTCATCCTTTAGGGgacgggcgggggggggggcggtgtcctttgtgatattttcacatGAACAATAACAGTGACCCTTTGCCCTTTTATCCGCCGACCGCCtcatacttctttaataatccctaattacaaacaccccaagcctcctgtaaattataagcagcttgacttttctgacatgaactcagtctaaccatccttattgatgttctttgatactttctcatgttattttcatcatcctgaatttggtatcctaaaattgaggaaaaatatagtgtacaggtaaGTGGAAAAATAGTTGTTCTccgcacaagaattttttcagcggaaagtaatgtGCGGAA
Proteins encoded in this window:
- the LOC139954806 gene encoding X-ray repair cross-complementing protein 5-like isoform X2; translated protein: MAGKDKEAIVICLDVGPMMSQSPPGYCSDLETAIDVISKILQRKLFSESKDEVCLVLFGTPDTANNLSDNGYDNITEARPMGMVDLDLLQYVKSEIPPSNLSADFLDALTVSMDIIHKVTDAPGSKFTASRVILCSNLGGEFSQDKQENIIQAIKGLKTEINFIGPSNLGGDDSEDGGGPDQAGPSTSGKRQGKPKTPQQNLGERQMMEIIEEVDGDAYSFGDVMPLLSFFETKPVRQTPWKCNLEIGNNLKVPVCGYIRVKQAAAKSWKSVFEKGANKQYTPKGVTSFHLNDEEETEVEEDDIVEGHRYGSDVIPISKEDKANMDYKLPGKMLQVLGFTKSENVKRHQYMGRSVFAFVADPNDDHGGVAFSAIVKALYETNSVAIVRRGATARSQPKLACLVPHIKVKYESLLFFELPYAEDLRTYTFPSITENEKFKPSEEQLQAVDKLIDSMDLMGENGEPDDDDDDEGDNEMLKPKEILNPVFQRLYQCLLHRALNPNDTIQEIDEMLKASLERPQAVSASSCQAVEEMQKVFKLEVTKKSDKGTGENVFGVINQNGDAPKTAAPAPDNADVTMADMAQGAITEVGSVNPVSDFQKLVKDADDTTFKRVCKEMQNRIHQLVLESFGSQFFKKALDCLKSLRTETCQRKEPDLFNTFLRDTKQKLKSTSKTAFWQKMCTENLTLISKVECPTSDVTEEDSKKFLQDQAASQEVEMAAPDESADDLLDMME
- the LOC139954806 gene encoding X-ray repair cross-complementing protein 5-like isoform X3, translating into MAGKDKEAIVICLDVGPMMSQSPPGYCSDLETAIDVISKILQRKLFSESKDEVCLVLFGTPDTANNLSDNGYDNITEARPMGMVDLDLLQYVKSEIPPSNLSADFLDALTVSMDIIHKVTDAPGSKFTASRVILCSNLGGEFSQDKQENIIQAIKGLKTEINFIGPSNLGGDDSEDGGGPDQAGPSTSGKRQGKPKTPQQNLGERQMMEIIEEVDGDAYSFGDVMPLLSFFETKPVRQTPWKCNLEIGNNLKVPVCGYIRVKQAAAKSWKSVFEKGANKQYTPKGVTSFHLNDEEETEVEGDDIVEGHRYGSDVIPISKEDKANMDYKLPGKMLQVLGFTKSENVKRHQYMGRSVFAFVADPNDDHGGVAFSAIVKALYETNSVAIVRRGATARSQPKLACLVPHIKVKYESLLFFELPYAEDLRTYTFPSITENEKFKPSEEQLQAVDKLIDSMDLMGENGEPDDDDDDEGDNEMLKPKEILNPVFQRLYQCLLHRALNPNDTIQEIDEMLKASLERPQAVSASSCQAVEEMQKVFKLEVTKKSDKGTGENVFGVINQNGDAPKTAAPAPDNADVTMADMAQGAITEVGSVNPVSDFQKLVKDADDTTFKRVCKEMQNRIHQLVLESFGSQFFKKALDCLKSLRTETCQRKEPDLFNTFLRDTKQKLKSTSKTAFWQKMCTENLTLISKVECPTSDVTEEDSKKFLQDQAASQEVEMAAPDESADDLLDMME
- the LOC139954806 gene encoding X-ray repair cross-complementing protein 5-like isoform X1, with the translated sequence MAGKDKEAIVICLDVGPMMSQSPPGYCSDLETAIDVISKILQRKLFSESKDEVCLVLFGTPDTANNLSDNGYDNITEARPMGMVDLDLLQYVKSEIPPSNLSADFLDALTVSMDIIHKVTDAPGSKFTASRVILCSNLGGEFSQDKQENIIQAIKGLKTEINFIGPSNLGGDDSEDGGGPDQAGPSTSGKRQGKPKTPQQNLGERQMMEIIEEVDGDAYSFGDVMPLLSFFETKPVRQTPWKCNLEIGNNLKVPVCGYIRVKQAAAKSWKSVFEKGANKQYTPKGVTSFHLNDEEETEVEADDIVEGHRYGSDVIPISKEDKANMDYKLPGKMLQVLGFTKSENVKRHQYMGRSVFAFVADPNDDHGGVAFSAIVKALYETNSVAIVRRGATARSQPKLACLVPHIKVKYESLLFFELPYAEDLRTYTFPSITENEKFKPSEEQLQAVDKLIDSMDLMGENGEPDDDDDDEGDNEMLKPKEILNPVFQRLYQCLLHRALNPNDTIQEIDEMLKASLERPQAVSASSCQAVEEMQKVFKLEVTKKSDKGTGENVFGVINQNGDAPKTAAPAPDNADVTMADMAQGAITEVGSVNPVSDFQKLVKDADDTTFKRVCKEMQNRIHQLVLESFGSQFFKKALDCLKSLRTETCQRKEPDLFNTFLRDTKQKLKSTSKTAFWQKMCTENLTLISKVECPTSDVTEEDSKKFLQDQAASQEVEMAAPDESADDLLDMME